The following are encoded in a window of Alphaproteobacteria bacterium genomic DNA:
- a CDS encoding D-glycerate dehydrogenase has product MIHRKPRVLATRLFPPAVEARLAGGFDAILNPADQVHDGPTVVRLAEDCDGVMCAAGDAFNAATIESLPASVKIIATFSVGYEHVDVAAASRRGIVVTNTPDVLTDATADIALLCLLGAARRAQEAEAVLRRRQWTGWAPTQFMGTHLGGKRLGIFGMGRIGQATAQRARAFGMEIHYSNRSRLPPAQELGATFHADAEAMLPLCHFLSINAPMTPQTRKWLDDRRIALLPDGAIVVNTARGGVVDDEALIAALNSGKLAAAGLDVFDGEPRIHEGYYAAPNTFLLPHLGSGTIETRNAMGFKALDNLEALLLRGERPPNQVSV; this is encoded by the coding sequence ATGATCCACAGGAAACCACGCGTGCTGGCGACCCGCCTGTTCCCACCCGCCGTAGAGGCGCGGCTCGCGGGCGGCTTCGATGCCATCCTCAACCCGGCTGATCAGGTCCATGACGGGCCCACCGTTGTCAGGTTGGCGGAGGATTGCGACGGCGTGATGTGCGCCGCCGGTGATGCCTTCAACGCGGCAACCATCGAGTCGCTGCCGGCATCGGTGAAGATCATCGCCACTTTCTCGGTAGGCTACGAGCATGTCGATGTCGCCGCGGCCTCGCGCCGTGGCATTGTCGTGACCAACACCCCCGACGTGCTCACCGACGCCACCGCCGACATCGCGCTGCTGTGCCTGCTGGGCGCGGCGCGCCGGGCGCAGGAGGCCGAGGCGGTGCTGCGCCGGCGGCAATGGACGGGCTGGGCGCCGACCCAGTTCATGGGCACCCACCTGGGCGGCAAGCGGCTGGGCATCTTCGGCATGGGCCGCATCGGCCAGGCCACCGCCCAGCGGGCCCGCGCTTTCGGCATGGAGATCCACTACAGCAACCGCTCGCGCCTGCCACCCGCGCAGGAATTGGGCGCGACCTTCCACGCCGATGCCGAGGCCATGTTGCCGCTCTGCCATTTCCTGTCGATCAACGCGCCGATGACGCCGCAGACCCGCAAATGGCTCGATGACAGGCGCATCGCGCTGCTGCCCGACGGCGCCATCGTGGTCAACACCGCACGCGGCGGGGTGGTCGACGACGAGGCGCTGATCGCGGCGCTGAACAGCGGCAAGCTGGCGGCGGCCGGGCTCGACGTCTTCGACGGCGAACCGCGCATTCATGAAGGGTACTACGCGGCGCCCAACACCTTCCTGCTGCCGCATCTCGGCTCGGGCACGATCGAGACGCGCAACGCCATGGGCTTCAAGGCGCTCGACAATCTGGAGGCGCTGCTGCTGCGTGGCGAACGCCCGCCCAACCAGGTGAGCGTCTAG
- the rnd gene encoding ribonuclease D — protein sequence MQMITTTAELAAFCERLSTAEFVTVDTEFMRERTYWPQLCLVQIGGPEEAAAIDSLAEGIDLSPLFVLFDNPTVLKVFHAARQDLEIFLKLMGHLPQPLFDTQVAAMVCGFGEQVAYDTLAARMAKAKIDKSSRFTDWSRRPLSEKQLHYALADVTHLRVVYEKLRDRLARTGRESWIAEEMAILRDPAIYVVEPEDAWRRLKPRNPSPRQIAILRELAAWREREAQRVNVPRQRILRDEQVLEIAAHAPAGVADLGTTRGLGKGFVEGKQGQAVLAAVARALAIPDGELPRRERGPEPLQVPGAVVDLLRVLLRLRCDATGVAHRLVASTDELDRLAAGKRDVPCLHGWRAEIFGNDALRLIAGELALVLKNEQIRVIDVVAPQPA from the coding sequence ATGCAAATGATAACGACAACGGCCGAACTGGCCGCGTTCTGTGAGCGTCTGTCGACTGCCGAATTCGTCACCGTCGACACGGAGTTCATGCGGGAGCGTACCTACTGGCCGCAGCTCTGCCTGGTGCAGATCGGCGGGCCGGAGGAAGCAGCCGCGATCGATTCGCTGGCCGAAGGCATCGACCTGTCGCCGCTCTTCGTCCTGTTCGACAACCCGACCGTCCTGAAGGTCTTCCACGCCGCGCGTCAGGACCTGGAAATCTTCCTCAAGCTGATGGGCCACCTGCCCCAGCCGTTGTTCGACACCCAGGTCGCCGCCATGGTCTGCGGCTTCGGCGAGCAGGTCGCCTACGACACGCTTGCCGCGCGCATGGCCAAGGCCAAGATCGACAAGTCCAGCCGCTTCACCGACTGGAGCCGGCGGCCGCTGTCGGAGAAGCAGCTGCACTACGCGCTGGCCGACGTCACCCACCTGCGCGTCGTCTACGAAAAGCTGCGCGACCGCCTGGCGCGGACCGGCCGCGAATCGTGGATCGCCGAGGAGATGGCGATCCTGCGCGATCCGGCGATCTACGTCGTCGAGCCGGAGGACGCCTGGCGCCGCCTGAAGCCGCGCAATCCCAGCCCGCGACAGATCGCGATCCTGCGCGAGCTGGCGGCGTGGCGCGAGCGCGAGGCGCAGCGCGTGAACGTGCCGCGCCAGCGCATCCTGCGCGACGAGCAGGTGCTGGAGATCGCCGCCCACGCGCCCGCCGGTGTCGCCGATCTCGGTACGACGCGCGGCCTGGGCAAGGGTTTCGTCGAGGGCAAGCAGGGCCAGGCGGTGCTCGCCGCCGTCGCCCGTGCGCTGGCGATCCCCGACGGCGAGCTGCCGAGGCGCGAGCGCGGCCCCGAGCCGCTGCAGGTGCCGGGCGCCGTGGTCGACCTGCTGCGCGTGCTGCTGCGCCTGCGCTGCGATGCCACCGGCGTGGCGCATCGCCTGGTCGCGTCGACCGATGAGCTCGATCGCCTCGCCGCCGGCAAGCGCGACGTACCCTGCCTGCATGGCTGGCGCGCCGAGATCTTCGGCAACGACGCGCTGCGGCTGATCGCCGGCGAGCTGGCCCTGGTGCTGAAGAACGAGCAGATCCGCGTCATCGACGTGGTAGCGCCGCAGCCGGCGTAA
- the aspS gene encoding aspartate--tRNA ligase, which translates to MHAYRTHTCGQLRPEHVGQTVRLSGWVQRKRDHGGLLFIDLRDHYGITQVVFDTSAAQAFAGAEAVRTESVITVTGPVVAREASTVNSRLPTGAVEVRAAEMAVQSMAEGLPIPVYAESDTTPEELRLKYRFLDLRKEKLHRNIMLRSQVIASLRRRMIEQGFTEFQTPILTADSPEGARSYLVPSRLHPGKFYALPQAPQMFKQLLMVSGFDRYFQIAPCFRDEDARADRAPGEFYQLDLEMSYVTQEDVFAAIEPVLGGVFEEFAGYGRDTPWSVTSGAFPRIAYDEALLKYGSDKPDLRNPLVISDIGEVFAGSTFKVFASIVASGGVVRAIRAPGAGSQPRSFFDKLNSWAQGEGKPGLGYIVLEAGAGKGPIAKFVDEQRLAKLKELTGAVDGDAVFFVADKPDAAWKFAGQARTRIGADMDIVEKGAFRFCWIVDFPMFEYDEKARKIDFSHNPFSMPQGGLDALESKDPLTIKAYQYDIVCNGVELSSGAIRNHRPEIMYKAFGIAGYSREEVEQRFGGMLNAFRYGAPPHGGSAPGVDRIVMLLADEPNLREVIAFPMNQQAMDLMMEAPAEVPAERLRELSLRVALPPKKAE; encoded by the coding sequence ATGCACGCCTATCGCACCCACACCTGCGGCCAGCTCCGCCCGGAGCATGTCGGCCAGACGGTCCGCCTGTCCGGCTGGGTGCAGCGCAAGCGCGACCATGGCGGCCTGCTGTTCATCGACCTGCGCGACCACTACGGCATCACCCAGGTGGTGTTCGACACCTCGGCCGCCCAGGCATTCGCCGGCGCCGAGGCGGTGCGCACCGAGAGCGTGATCACGGTGACCGGCCCGGTCGTGGCGCGCGAGGCTTCGACGGTCAACTCCCGGCTGCCGACCGGCGCCGTCGAGGTGCGGGCCGCCGAGATGGCGGTCCAGTCGATGGCCGAGGGCTTGCCGATCCCCGTCTATGCCGAGAGCGACACCACGCCCGAGGAGCTGCGGCTGAAGTACCGCTTCCTCGACCTGCGCAAGGAAAAGCTGCATCGCAACATCATGCTGCGCAGCCAGGTCATCGCGTCCCTGCGCCGGCGCATGATCGAGCAGGGCTTCACCGAGTTCCAGACGCCGATCCTCACCGCCGACAGCCCCGAGGGCGCACGCTCCTACCTGGTGCCCAGCCGCCTGCATCCCGGCAAGTTCTACGCCCTGCCGCAGGCGCCGCAGATGTTCAAGCAGCTGCTGATGGTTTCGGGCTTCGACCGCTACTTCCAGATCGCGCCCTGCTTTCGCGACGAGGACGCGCGCGCCGACCGCGCACCGGGCGAGTTCTACCAGCTCGATTTAGAGATGAGCTACGTCACCCAGGAAGACGTCTTCGCCGCCATCGAGCCGGTGCTGGGCGGCGTGTTCGAGGAGTTCGCGGGCTACGGCAGGGACACGCCGTGGAGCGTCACGTCCGGAGCCTTCCCGCGCATCGCCTATGACGAGGCGCTGCTGAAGTACGGCTCGGACAAGCCCGACCTGCGCAACCCGCTGGTGATCAGCGATATCGGCGAGGTCTTCGCCGGCTCGACCTTCAAGGTCTTCGCCTCGATCGTCGCCTCGGGCGGCGTGGTGCGCGCGATCCGCGCGCCGGGTGCCGGTTCGCAGCCGCGCAGCTTCTTCGACAAGCTGAACTCGTGGGCGCAGGGCGAGGGCAAGCCGGGCCTCGGCTACATCGTGCTCGAGGCCGGTGCGGGGAAGGGGCCGATCGCCAAGTTCGTCGACGAGCAACGGCTGGCGAAGCTCAAGGAGCTGACCGGCGCGGTCGACGGCGATGCAGTGTTCTTCGTGGCCGACAAGCCCGACGCGGCGTGGAAGTTCGCCGGCCAGGCACGCACGCGCATCGGCGCCGACATGGACATCGTGGAGAAGGGCGCGTTCCGCTTCTGCTGGATCGTCGACTTCCCGATGTTCGAGTACGACGAGAAGGCCAGGAAGATCGATTTCAGCCACAACCCGTTCTCGATGCCGCAGGGCGGGCTGGACGCGCTGGAATCAAAGGATCCGCTGACCATCAAGGCCTACCAGTACGACATCGTCTGCAACGGCGTGGAGCTGTCCTCGGGGGCGATCCGCAACCACCGGCCGGAGATCATGTACAAGGCCTTTGGCATCGCCGGCTACAGCCGCGAGGAGGTCGAGCAGCGCTTCGGCGGCATGCTCAACGCCTTCAGGTACGGCGCGCCACCGCATGGCGGTTCGGCGCCGGGCGTTGATCGCATCGTCATGCTGCTGGCCGACGAGCCCAACCTGCGCGAGGTCATCGCCTTCCCGATGAACCAGCAGGCCATGGACCTGATGATGGAAGCGCCCGCCGAGGTTCCTGCCGAGCGGCTGCGCGAGCTCAGCCTGCGCGTGGCGCTGCCTCCCAAGAAGGCGGAGTAG
- a CDS encoding citrate synthase/methylcitrate synthase, with the protein MQDITIASSGLDGVVAGATVLSHVDGEAGLLILRGHLLEEVAGRIGFEGIAALLWDDLGEGGGDAESVRRLLGQARVAAFGLVPGLLQVTQGLTPIEALRVGLGMLPDEAALPAHVRACGALQVFLPALLRRGEGKAAVAPDPSLGTAADLLRCLRGQPASPEHVRALDTYLTTIADHGFNASTFAARVVASTQAGMISSLIAGLCALKGPLHGGAPGPVLDMLDEIGSEARIASWVEAAILAGDRLMGFGHRVYKVRDPRADVLKNVVRDLGSHAGRLAFAAEVECQVIAALRRLKPGRRLDTNVEFYTALMLEAVGIPRQAFTPLFAVGRAVGWSAHVMEQGRHGRLVRPLSRYIGPTPKAAA; encoded by the coding sequence GCCGGCGCGACCGTGCTCAGCCATGTCGACGGCGAGGCCGGCCTGCTGATCCTGCGCGGCCACCTGCTGGAGGAGGTCGCCGGCCGCATCGGTTTCGAGGGCATCGCGGCGCTGCTGTGGGACGATCTCGGCGAGGGCGGCGGCGACGCCGAGTCGGTGCGTCGGCTGCTGGGTCAGGCGCGGGTGGCCGCCTTTGGTCTCGTGCCCGGCCTGCTGCAGGTGACGCAGGGCCTGACGCCGATCGAGGCGCTGCGCGTCGGGCTGGGCATGCTGCCGGACGAGGCGGCATTGCCGGCGCATGTCAGAGCCTGTGGTGCGCTCCAGGTCTTCCTGCCGGCACTGCTGCGCCGAGGCGAGGGCAAGGCGGCGGTGGCGCCCGATCCGTCGCTCGGCACCGCCGCCGACCTGCTGCGCTGCCTGCGCGGCCAGCCGGCGTCGCCCGAGCATGTGCGGGCGCTGGACACCTACCTGACGACCATCGCCGATCACGGCTTCAACGCCTCGACCTTCGCCGCGCGCGTCGTCGCCTCGACCCAGGCGGGCATGATCTCCTCGCTGATCGCCGGGCTCTGCGCGCTGAAGGGCCCGCTGCACGGCGGCGCGCCGGGCCCGGTGCTCGACATGCTCGACGAGATCGGCAGCGAGGCGCGTATCGCGTCGTGGGTCGAGGCGGCGATCCTCGCCGGCGACCGGCTGATGGGCTTCGGCCATCGCGTCTACAAGGTGCGCGACCCGCGCGCCGACGTGCTGAAGAACGTGGTGCGCGATCTGGGCTCGCACGCCGGCAGGCTGGCCTTCGCCGCCGAGGTCGAGTGCCAGGTGATCGCCGCCCTGCGCCGGCTGAAGCCCGGCCGCCGGCTCGACACCAACGTCGAGTTCTACACCGCGCTGATGCTCGAGGCGGTGGGCATCCCGCGCCAGGCCTTCACGCCGCTCTTCGCCGTCGGCCGCGCCGTCGGCTGGTCGGCGCATGTCATGGAGCAGGGACGCCACGGACGCCTGGTGCGGCCGCTGTCGCGCTATATCGGGCCGACGCCCAAAGCGGCGGCGTGA
- a CDS encoding Ppx/GppA family phosphatase — MPSSGRVAIIDIGSNSIRLVVYERATRSPLPVFNEKVLCGLARELDITGHLYPPGVEMAVGNIERFVNLARNMKVARLDLLATAAVRDAADGAQFIDRIGRIAGQKPLLISGEEEARLSGLGVMCGMPGVDGVMGDLGGGSLELVALSESGLGPWVTLPIGPLRLLTAKRDPRQAVESAIAGVDWLSRYSGRTFYPVGGAWRAFARLHMEYKKYPLHIIHHYTVAGDEAREWARFIAVQSPKSLEKMAGVSRRRTESLPLACVAFERVLAALRPRRVIFSAFGLREGFYFTQLPESERARHPLVAFAEDEGVAWRRFDLSPVEVFDWLTPIFAGETPGERTLRLAACHISDIAWDDHPDYRAEQAHSRVLHMPAPGMDHRERATLALAMAWRYDSIPRVPWTEMATTLADGAAQGFARKLGTALRLSYNLSGGAPGLLPRVGLRRTEKQLELLVPEALRNQLGDVTERRLAGVASAFDLKHEIRIV; from the coding sequence ATGCCAAGCAGCGGCCGTGTCGCCATCATCGACATCGGATCGAACTCGATCCGCCTCGTGGTGTACGAGCGCGCCACGCGCTCGCCGCTGCCGGTGTTCAACGAGAAGGTGCTGTGCGGCCTGGCCCGCGAGCTGGACATCACCGGCCATCTCTACCCGCCGGGCGTCGAGATGGCGGTCGGCAATATCGAGCGCTTCGTCAACCTGGCGCGCAACATGAAGGTGGCGCGGCTCGACCTGCTGGCCACCGCCGCGGTGCGCGACGCCGCCGACGGCGCGCAGTTCATCGACCGTATCGGCCGCATCGCCGGCCAGAAGCCGCTGCTGATCAGCGGCGAGGAGGAGGCGCGGCTGTCGGGCCTGGGCGTGATGTGCGGCATGCCCGGCGTCGACGGCGTGATGGGCGATCTCGGCGGCGGCAGCCTCGAGCTGGTGGCGCTGTCGGAATCCGGGCTGGGCCCGTGGGTGACCCTGCCGATCGGACCGCTGCGGCTGCTGACGGCCAAGCGCGATCCGCGCCAGGCGGTCGAAAGCGCGATCGCCGGTGTCGACTGGCTCTCGAGGTATTCGGGACGCACCTTCTACCCGGTGGGCGGTGCCTGGCGCGCCTTCGCGCGCCTGCACATGGAGTACAAGAAGTACCCGCTGCACATCATCCACCACTACACGGTGGCCGGCGACGAGGCGCGCGAGTGGGCGCGCTTCATCGCGGTGCAAAGCCCGAAATCGCTGGAGAAGATGGCCGGCGTGTCGCGCCGGCGCACCGAGTCGCTGCCGCTCGCCTGCGTCGCCTTCGAGCGCGTGCTCGCGGCGCTGCGGCCGCGCCGCGTCATCTTCTCGGCCTTCGGCCTGCGCGAGGGCTTCTACTTCACGCAGCTGCCCGAATCGGAGCGGGCGCGTCATCCGCTGGTCGCCTTCGCCGAGGACGAGGGCGTCGCCTGGCGCCGCTTCGACCTGTCGCCGGTCGAGGTCTTCGACTGGCTCACGCCGATCTTCGCCGGCGAGACCCCGGGTGAACGCACGCTGCGACTGGCGGCCTGCCACATCAGCGACATCGCCTGGGATGATCATCCCGACTATCGCGCCGAGCAGGCGCATTCGCGCGTGCTGCACATGCCGGCGCCGGGCATGGACCATCGCGAGCGCGCGACCTTGGCGCTGGCGATGGCCTGGCGCTACGACAGCATTCCGCGCGTGCCGTGGACGGAGATGGCCACGACCTTGGCCGACGGCGCGGCCCAGGGCTTCGCGCGCAAGCTCGGCACCGCGCTGCGCCTGTCCTACAACCTGTCGGGCGGCGCGCCGGGACTGCTGCCGCGCGTCGGCCTGCGGCGCACCGAGAAGCAGCTCGAGCTGCTGGTGCCGGAGGCGCTGCGCAATCAGCTCGGCGACGTCACGGAGCGCCGCCTGGCCGGCGTTGCCTCGGCCTTCGACCTCAAGCACGAGATCCGGATCGTTTGA